The genomic region AAACATCTTATAGTGCAATCTCACACTTCTCATTGTGATACAAAACTAAGAGATTTTAAAATCAAGAAAACCATGTTTGTATAATAAATTTTCTAACATAAAAACGCATTTGTAAGATAATGTTCACTAATATATTTGGTTGTGAATCTTAATGCTATGCGGCCTATCAGTGAAACTTGAAATTATTAGGGGGAGATTTTTTGAGCACCAATAAAACAAATGGTTTTTGGGTTTGGCTTATATCTGTTGTTATAGCTGGCATAATAAATGGTGTTGTTAATAGCATTGCAGGATTTGAATATGATGTGTTTTCGGATAATTTTAACATTATAAAATTGTCAGTAGATTTACTTATATATGTTATTATTTTTGTACCTACATATTATTTGATAGTATATATTATAAATAAATCTAGAAAATAGACATCATTCATAAAATACGACATAATGGGCCCTTTTTTAATAGGCTCCCATTAATAATCTTTAATATCAACAACATTCTTAAACAGAGCCATTTTCTAAAGATTTGATCAGTACTAACTGGAGTCCAGGCTAAAGGATGCCAAGATAGCAATACTTTTTTTTCGTTAAAGTCAGATAAACTTAAACTTTTATTATTAGTATTTTTAACAGTGAACATCGGGGCAACATTACCTACTTTAATAATACTCATTTTTAAACTCTCTCAAATAGCATATGTATTAGTTAAAATTATAGTTTTTTATGTTTATACTAGTATTATTAGTTTTGAATTAGTAGGTTATGAGGTATAAAAATTAAAATGTATCCTGTGAAATGGAGAAAATATAAAAATTTAGCTTACCAAACGGCAAGCTAAATTATATATAGAAGTATAATGTTCTCTTATGCACCGGAGGCAATAATATTTTTTCCAGTAAATTGACTATTGTATAACTCCGCATAGAAACCCTGGTGAGCTAATAATTCTTGGTGGTTTCCTTTTTCGATGATATTACCATCATTCATAACCAAAATTAAATCAGCATCTTTAATAGTTGAAAGTCTATGTGCAATTACAAAGCTAGTTCTTCCTTTCATAAGGAGATTCATTGCTTTTTGTATATGGACTTCGGTCCTTGTATCTACACTGCTGGTAGCCTCATCTAAGATTAAAATAGCTGGATCTGCAAGTAAAGCCCTTGCAATGGTAAGAAGCTGTTTTTGTCCTTGGGAGATATTTGATGCTTCTTCTGTTAGTATTGTGTCATATCCATCAGGTAAAGTCCTAATAAAGTAATCTGCCCTTGCCGCCTTAGCTACACTTATAATTTCATCATCAGATGCATCTTTTCGTCCGTAGCCAATATTTTCTTTAATAGTACCTTTAAATAGCCATGTATCCTGCAGCACCATTCCGAATACACTTCTCAAATGCTCTCTTGTCATATCCTTTATATTTACTCCATCGATCGTAATTGTTCCACCATCGATTTCGTAGAAACGCATTAATAGATTAACTAAGGTAGTTTTACCTGCCCCGGTTGGTCCTACTATTGCAATTGTTTGACCTGCTGAAACATTAATATTCATAGCTTCAATTAGAGGTTCATCCTGTTTATATGCAAACTTAACATCCTCAAAGACTACATTCCCCAAAGGTTTAGTAATTGATTTACCATTTTCAGAATCAGGTATCTCCTCTGTTTCATCAAGCAACTCAAAAACTCTTTCTGAAGATGCTATAGTAGATTGAATAATATTAGCAATATTTGCTGTTTGGATGATTGGATGCGTAAATTGCCTAGAGTATTGAATAAAAGCTTGAATGTCTCCAATATTTATAGCACCTTTTGTCGCAAGAAGGCCACCAACAACAGAAATTATCACATAACCTATATTATTCACGAAGTTCATAAGAGGCATAATTACGCCTGAGATAAAGTCAGCTTTCCATCCTGCGTTATATAGTTGATTGTTTATTTCATCAAAGTATTTCTTTGATTTCTCTTCTAAGGAAAATGCTTTAACAATTCTGTGTCCAGTATACATTTCTTCAATATGGCCATTAAGTTTACCTAAACTTTTTTGTTGCTCAGAAAAATATTTCTGTGATTTTTTAGCAATGTTTTTTGTTACTATAGCATATAGAGGCAATGTTACTAACAGTATTAGAGTCATAATTGGACTAATTGTAAGCATCATAACAATTATACCTATTAAAGTTATAATTGAAGAAATAAGTTGGGTTATGCTCTGTTGAAGTGTATTACTAATATTGTCAATATCATTTGTTATTCGACTTAATATTTCTCCGTGAGTATGGGTATCGTAAAATTTTAATGGTAGCTTAGAAAGCTTTTTGCTTACATCTGATCTCATATTGTAAACTGTTTTTTGAGCAACTGTTGCCATAATAACCTGCTGTATATAGTTGAAAAGTGCGCTTAATATATAAAGACCGCATAAAGTTAGCAATATGTTTAATATATATCCAAAATCAATTGTTGACTCACTTAGCCCATGAAGCCTTTGAATTGTACCAGAGAATAGCTCTGTTGTAATTTTACCCATAATTTTAGGGCTAACAACACTAAAACCGGTTCCTAATATTGAAGTTATGACTACTACAAATAAGTGATATTTAAATGGTTTAAGATAACCTAATAATCTTTTGAGTGTGCCTTTAAAATCCTTAGGCTTTTCGGTAGGCATTATCATTGGTCCTAGTCCAGAGCCAGGGCCTCTTCGTGGTCTGGTATTTGAGATTTTGTCATTACCTTTCATTAGGCTATCTCCTCCTCTGAAAGCTGAGAAGATACAATTTCTCTATATACATCGCAGCTATTTAAAAGTTGTTTATGATTACCTATGGCCGTAATTTCTCCTTTATCTAGAACGATTATTTGATCAGCATCAATTATAGTACTTACACGCTGTGCCACAATAATTAATGTAGCTTTTTTAGTTTGGTTTATAAGCGCAGCTCTAAGTCTAGCATCTGTCTTAAAGTCTAGGGCTGAAAAGCTATCGTCAAATAAATATATTTCTGGTTTTCTAACCAGGGCTCTAGCTATTGATAATCGTTGTTTTTGTCCCCCGGATAAGTTTGTTCCACTTTGTGAAATTACAGATTCAAAACCTTCCTTCATATTATAAATAAACTCAGTAGCCTGAGCGATTTCACATGCCTCTTGAATTTCATCAAATGTAGCATTTTCTTTTCCATGTTTTATGTTATCTAATACAGTTCCACTAAAAAGTACTGATTTTTGCGGAACAAAACCTATTTTATTTCTTAGTGTTTTTTGTGTTAAATCTTTAATATTTATTCCATCAACTAGAATGATACCACTATTTGTCTCATAGAATCGGGGAATTAGGTTAAGTAATGTTGATTTTCCTGAACCAGTTCCACCAATTATTGCTGTGAATTTACCTGGTTCTGCTCTGAAAGTAATATTTTTTAAAGTAGGCTCTTCTGCACCAGGATAACTAAAGGTTACGTCATTAAACTCCACTAAACCATCCTGCTTATTAGCCTCAATAAAGTTGTTAGTATCCTTAATTTCGGGTATAGTTTCTAAGACCTCATTGATTCTTACTGCTGATGCAGATGCTCTTGGTATCATTACAAACATCATTGATACCATAATTAATGCAAACATTATTTGCATAACATACTGAATAAAGGCCATAAGATCTCCTACTTGCATAGTACCACTATTTATTCTAATAGCTCCAAACCAGATTACTGCTATTGTTGCAAAATTAAGAGTAAGAGACATTACTGGCATTAGAGCAGCCATCAATTTATTTACTTTGAGTGTTGTATTTGTAAGATCATGGTTTGCTTCATCAAAGCGTGTTCTTTCATGATTTTCCTTATTGAACGCCCTAATAACTCTTACACCAGTTAGATTTTCACGAACTACATGATTTAATTTATCAAGCTTAGTTTGCACTAATCTAAAAAGGGGAGTAACTCTTTTTCCAACAACAACAATTCCCAAGGATATTAATGGTATTATAAATACTATAGTTAATGACAGTTTTGCATCCCTTGTAAATGCCATAACAATACCACCAATTGCCATCATCGGTGCCCTAGCCATTAATCGAAGAGACATAATTACTAAATGCTGAACTTGAGTGATATCGTTGGTTGTTCTAGTGATTAGGGAGGATGTTCCTATTTTATCAAATTCATTTAAAGAAAAGTCTTCAGCTCGTCTAAATATTGCACTACGTAAGTCTCTTCCAAATGACAAAGCAGCTTTAGCTGACAAATAACTAGATAGTATTGCACATGAAGTGCCTACTAACGCAATTATTAACATTTGACCACCAAGTTTAATAATATAAGGGGTATCTCCATTAACTATACCTATATCAACAATGTTTGCCATTAATGTAGGAAGGAATAATTCGCTAAGGGCTTGAAGGAAAATTAATAGCAAAGCAGCAATAACTGATAGCCTATATGGCTTTAAAAATTTAACTAATTTAAACATTAAATCATCTCTCCTATATACTGATAAGTTTGCAATAATAGTTAATATATATAGACTTAAGGGTTTTCGCAGGCAGTAATCAAATTACGTTTCATCTGAGTAAATAGTTCTTTAAGCTTTATTTTATCTTCTTCAGTAAAATTTCTAAAAGTTTCAAATTCTATCTCTTTTTTTATCTTATCAACTTCCATACAAACTTCTTTACCTTTGTCTGTAATATATACTCTTGATATTCGTTGGTCTATGCTATCTTGTCTACGTTCGATAAGTCCAGATTTTTCCATTCTTTTTACCATCGCTGTAATGGTTGATGCTTTAATATTTAGCTTATTGGCTAAATCTTTTTGACTCTGACCATCACTTTTGTATAGGGCAAAAAGAAGAAATGGTTGACCAGGATAAAGTCCAATTTTATCTAGAAGCATATGGGTTCTTTGGTAGTGGTAGCGTATAACTTGATAAAACATACTATTAAGAGAATCTGGTTCATTAAAGTGCATAATATCACTCCTAAATTAGTTAGTCGACTAAACATTATTATACTATCATTGACATTTTTTATAGTCAATATTATTTTTATATGTAAAAAGTTCATACTAGGTTCATAATTAAAGTCTAAAATGCAAATATCATCATTATGAAAATTCTTTATTTATTGATAAACTATTTTATAGGGAATTATATAAGTAAAGGTATATTAAATCCTTGTATATTATATGTGAGTTCCCCTCTCAATATATAGCACATTAAAAATGTGCAACTTAAAGAGTCAATGGTCTATCAATATGTATAGGCCATTGACAGTATTACAAATATATTCATAGACAATAATGGGGTGATAGTTATGGTAAACATTTTAGTTGTTGAGGACGATAAAAATCTTCAAAAACTTATGACCGCTGTTTTAAAACAAAGTGGATACAATGTTATTGTTGCAAGGGATGGTGAAGAGGCACTCGATGAAATGAGTACTTCTCATGTTGACTTATTAATTAGTGATATAATGATGC from Serpentinicella alkaliphila harbors:
- a CDS encoding ABC transporter ATP-binding protein, whose product is MKGNDKISNTRPRRGPGSGLGPMIMPTEKPKDFKGTLKRLLGYLKPFKYHLFVVVITSILGTGFSVVSPKIMGKITTELFSGTIQRLHGLSESTIDFGYILNILLTLCGLYILSALFNYIQQVIMATVAQKTVYNMRSDVSKKLSKLPLKFYDTHTHGEILSRITNDIDNISNTLQQSITQLISSIITLIGIIVMMLTISPIMTLILLVTLPLYAIVTKNIAKKSQKYFSEQQKSLGKLNGHIEEMYTGHRIVKAFSLEEKSKKYFDEINNQLYNAGWKADFISGVIMPLMNFVNNIGYVIISVVGGLLATKGAINIGDIQAFIQYSRQFTHPIIQTANIANIIQSTIASSERVFELLDETEEIPDSENGKSITKPLGNVVFEDVKFAYKQDEPLIEAMNINVSAGQTIAIVGPTGAGKTTLVNLLMRFYEIDGGTITIDGVNIKDMTREHLRSVFGMVLQDTWLFKGTIKENIGYGRKDASDDEIISVAKAARADYFIRTLPDGYDTILTEEASNISQGQKQLLTIARALLADPAILILDEATSSVDTRTEVHIQKAMNLLMKGRTSFVIAHRLSTIKDADLILVMNDGNIIEKGNHQELLAHQGFYAELYNSQFTGKNIIASGA
- a CDS encoding MarR family winged helix-turn-helix transcriptional regulator, producing MHFNEPDSLNSMFYQVIRYHYQRTHMLLDKIGLYPGQPFLLFALYKSDGQSQKDLANKLNIKASTITAMVKRMEKSGLIERRQDSIDQRISRVYITDKGKEVCMEVDKIKKEIEFETFRNFTEEDKIKLKELFTQMKRNLITACENP
- a CDS encoding ABC transporter ATP-binding protein, which codes for MFKLVKFLKPYRLSVIAALLLIFLQALSELFLPTLMANIVDIGIVNGDTPYIIKLGGQMLIIALVGTSCAILSSYLSAKAALSFGRDLRSAIFRRAEDFSLNEFDKIGTSSLITRTTNDITQVQHLVIMSLRLMARAPMMAIGGIVMAFTRDAKLSLTIVFIIPLISLGIVVVGKRVTPLFRLVQTKLDKLNHVVRENLTGVRVIRAFNKENHERTRFDEANHDLTNTTLKVNKLMAALMPVMSLTLNFATIAVIWFGAIRINSGTMQVGDLMAFIQYVMQIMFALIMVSMMFVMIPRASASAVRINEVLETIPEIKDTNNFIEANKQDGLVEFNDVTFSYPGAEEPTLKNITFRAEPGKFTAIIGGTGSGKSTLLNLIPRFYETNSGIILVDGINIKDLTQKTLRNKIGFVPQKSVLFSGTVLDNIKHGKENATFDEIQEACEIAQATEFIYNMKEGFESVISQSGTNLSGGQKQRLSIARALVRKPEIYLFDDSFSALDFKTDARLRAALINQTKKATLIIVAQRVSTIIDADQIIVLDKGEITAIGNHKQLLNSCDVYREIVSSQLSEEEIA
- a CDS encoding redoxin domain-containing protein, with amino-acid sequence MSIIKVGNVAPMFTVKNTNNKSLSLSDFNEKKVLLSWHPLAWTPVSTDQIFRKWLCLRMLLILKIINGSLLKKGPLCRIL